A region from the Leguminivora glycinivorella isolate SPB_JAAS2020 chromosome 3, LegGlyc_1.1, whole genome shotgun sequence genome encodes:
- the LOC125242755 gene encoding THAP domain-containing protein 1-like isoform X1 → MVGCAVNGCYNTTNNNKKPSDITFHAKVAPLQSSTQLYLHPCNTICRDIVLIQVKCDSNGFIRFPIDPLLAAKWTEKIRLNRNDATWKPTKHSRICSVHFDEGDKYESKNGLRKLCRGTVPTKNVPVFITEEKRNDPCNILNQHGPSSPQRGTSRDDANKTQLKSPSLSSTSIASSIFDSPKEASLRQKLKRKVILQRKLTKKIKFLQQKTRRLTKRNESLQNIIKELRKKRSVNNDVCNVLSEKVQQAEQYKTMALEKTTANKQLMPECTPVNRY, encoded by the exons taaggtggcgccgctgcagagtagCACACAACTTTACCTACATCCATGTAATACAATATGTAGAGATATAGTTTTAATTCAGGTCAAATGCGATTCTAACGgttttattag ATTTCCGATTGATCCGCTTCTGGCTGCGAAATGGACGGAGAAAATTAGACTGAACAGGAACGATGCTACGTGGAAACCGACCAAACACAGTCGAATATGCTCGGTGCATTTTGACGAGGGGGACAAATACGAAAGTAAAAATGGCTTGCGCAAGTTATGCCGTGGCACGGTCCCAACTAAA AATGTACCTGTTTTTATCACAGAAGAGAAACGCAATGACCCATGTAACATTCTAAATCAACACGGCCCAAGTTCACCACAACGG GGTACCTCGCGAGACGACGCTAACAAAACACAATTAAAATCACCATCTTTATCTTCCACTTCCATAGCGTCTTCAATTTTTGATTCACCAAAAGAGGCTTCATTGCGGCAAAAATTAAAGAGGAAAGTAATTTTGCAACGCAAATTgactaaaaaaatcaaattccTTCAACAAAAAACACGACGATTAACGAAAAGAAATGAATCACTACAGAATATTATAAAAGAATTACGCAAAAAAAGATCTGTCAATAACGACGTGTGCAACGTATTATCAGAAAAAGTACAGCAAGCAGAGCAGTACAAGACCATGGCTTTAGAAAAAACTACAGCAAATAAACAGCTCATGCCAGAATGTACTCCAGTGAATAGATATTAA